Proteins encoded within one genomic window of Oryza glaberrima chromosome 12, OglaRS2, whole genome shotgun sequence:
- the LOC127757509 gene encoding OBERON-like protein, giving the protein MGTSSGANFHQQQPQQPPPPTSSATAAAGAAAVAQGMLPPRRPTGLQTSLSLASSEQVGSPEMQEPGSNSDQGHDSATESASSRETWPAEPNHGSAAAAVAASTAASGGGGVVGGIGVGVRIVDKEKEVGNGIPKLQVIRGSSRLDRMLLREVARERVDLVAEKMKVMPEEHLEDMKNELRSILEGTGGSHHIEEFLYLQKFVQSRGDLTQTMLSMAHHVQLEILVAIKTGIQAFLHPSVTIPQNRLVEVFLYKRCRNIACQSALPAEECRCNVCSNRNGFCNLCMCVICNKFDFEVNTCRWIGCDFCSHWTHTDCAIRDGQIGMGQSIKSGTGHAEMLFRCQACQKTSELLGWVKDVFQQCAPGWDRDALLRELEFVCKIFRLSEDSKGRKLFRKCADLIERLRNSPADAINPRMILQVLQELELDSPKSTENEEIGRLITPQEACNRIAEVVHEAVKKMELVAEEKMRLYKKARIAVEACDRELDEKARELQELKAERLRKKQQVDELESIVRLKQAEAEMFQLKANEARQEADRLQSIALAKSERAEQDYASLYLKRRLEEAEAEKQFLFEKIKYQETQRPMQASGSGAGDSSQTPMLSKIHDLLKNVRSIPPKTEGHQ; this is encoded by the exons ATGGGGACCTCATCGGGAGCCAACTTCCACCAGCAGCAACCGCAGCAGCCGCCCCCGCCGACGTCCTCCGCCACGGCCGCGGcaggagcagcggcggtggcgcaggggATGCTGCCGCCGCGGAGGCCCACGGGGCTGCAGACCTCGCTGTCGCTAGCCTCCTCGGAGCAGGTCGGCTCGCCGGAGATGCAGGAGCCGGGTTCGAATTCCGACCAGGGGCACGACTCCGCCACCGAGAGCGCCAGCTCCAGGGAGACGTGGCCCGCCGAGCCCAACCACGGTagtgcggccgccgccgtggccgcctccaccgccgctagcggcggcggtggtgttgtTGGTGGAATTGGTGTTGGTGTGAGGATCGTggacaaggagaaggaggtggGGAATGGTATCCCCAAGCTGCAGGTGATCCGCGGGTCATCCCGCCTTGATCGGATGTTGCTGCGGGAGGTTGCCCGGGAGAGGGTCGATCTAGTTGCTGAGAAAATGAAGGTGATGCCGGAGGAGCACTTGGAGGACATGAAGAACGAGCTCAGGTCGATTCTGGAGGGCACGGGTGGTTCTCACCATATCGAGGAGTTCCTGTATCTCCAGAAGTTTGTGCAGAGTAGGGGCGATCTCACCCAGACCATGCTCTCGATGGCGCATCATGTGCAGCTCGAGATCCTCGTCGCGATCAAGACTGGAATCCAGGCGTTCTTGCACCCCAGCGTTACCATTCCTCAGAACCGCCTGGTGGAGGTCTTCTTGTACAAGAGGTGCCGGAACATCGCTTGCCAGAGTGCCCTCCCTGCGGAGGAGTGTAGATGCAATGTTTGTTCTAACAGGAATGGGTTCTGTAACCTCTGCATGTGTGTGATCTGCAACAAGTTTGATTTCGAGGTCAACACATGCCGCTGGATTGGGTGTGATTTCTGCTCTCACTGGACTCACACGGACTGCGCGATTCGTGATGGCCAGATTGGGATGGGTCAATCCATTAAGAGTGGTACTGGTCATGCTGAAATGCTTTTTAGGTGCCAGGCTTGCCAGAAAACATCGGAGCTGTTAGGTTGGGTTAAGGATGTCTTCCAACAATGTGCTCCTGGTTGGGACAGGGATGCTTTGTTACGTGAGCTTGAGTTTGTCTGCAAGATATTCCGTCTAAGTGAAGACTCAAAAGGGAGGAAGTTGTTCAGGAAATGTGCAGATCTGATTGAAAGGTTACGGAATAGCCCCGCGGATGCTATCAATCCTCGGATGATACTGCAGGTGCTCCAAG AGCTCGAGTTGGATTCCCCCAAGAGCACAGAAAATGAAGAAATAGGGCGCTTGATCACTCCCCAGGAGGCCTGTAATCGTATTGCAGAGGTTGTCCATGAAGCCGTTAAAAAGATGGAGCTTGTTGCTGAAGAGAAAATGCGACTCTACAAAAAGGCTCGCATTGCTGTGGAGGCCTGTGACCGGGAGCTTGACGAGAAGGCCAGAGAGCTTCAGGAGCTGAAGGCCGAGAGGCTGCGCAAGAAGCAGCAGGTGGATGAGCTAGAGAGCATTGTCCGGTTGAAGCAGGCCGAGGCCGAGATGTTCCAGCTGAAGGCAAACGAGGCCCGTCAGGAGGCCGACAGGCTCCAGAGCATCGCGCTTGCCAAATCCGAGAGGGCCGAGCAGGACTACGCCAGCCTATACCTGAAGCGCCGCCTGGAGGAAGCTGAAGCAGAGAAGCAGTTCCTCTTCGAGAAAATAAAGTACCAGGAGACCCAGAGGCCCATGcaggcgagcggcagcggcgctggCGATTCATCGCAGACGCCCATGCTCTCCAAGATTCACGACCTCCTCAAGAACGTCCGCAGCATACCGCCGAAGACGGAGGGGCATCAATGA